One window of Pseudomonas urmiensis genomic DNA carries:
- a CDS encoding FecR family protein, whose translation MTDLSAMPELHPLSDLSDDALDWQVLLHSGNASAADQARYQRWCQLSPAHAEAAREAEALWADIGQTNAAQIFVAEPAPRIRRWPLAIAASAVLAVAGIIGWQQVPVWTSDYHTGIGQRQVITLADGSRVTLNSGSALSLAFSDSERKVVLKAGEALFETASDLRPFVVEAGGEPVQGREAVFSVRRLASGPSVVLAEGEARVGTQAVAVANDARALTAWQRGKLIFNGKPLGQVLSELERYQHGRILISDHTLAALEVSGVFDLDEPEALLRTLEQRYNLKITYLPWLAVVH comes from the coding sequence ATGACTGACCTATCTGCCATGCCCGAGCTACATCCGCTCAGCGATCTTTCCGATGATGCTCTCGACTGGCAGGTATTGCTGCATTCGGGCAATGCCAGCGCGGCTGACCAGGCGCGTTACCAGCGCTGGTGTCAGTTGAGCCCGGCGCATGCCGAGGCCGCGAGAGAAGCTGAGGCGTTGTGGGCAGACATCGGGCAGACCAACGCTGCGCAAATCTTCGTTGCTGAACCTGCGCCGCGCATACGGCGTTGGCCACTGGCAATCGCTGCATCCGCGGTGCTCGCTGTGGCGGGCATCATTGGTTGGCAGCAAGTGCCGGTGTGGACCTCCGATTACCACACTGGCATCGGTCAGCGGCAGGTCATCACCCTGGCGGACGGCTCACGGGTCACGCTTAACAGTGGCAGCGCCTTGTCGCTCGCCTTTAGCGACAGCGAGCGCAAAGTCGTGCTCAAAGCGGGCGAGGCGTTGTTCGAAACGGCAAGCGACCTGCGTCCGTTCGTAGTCGAGGCCGGCGGTGAGCCCGTGCAGGGCCGCGAGGCGGTGTTCAGCGTCCGGCGTTTGGCCAGTGGCCCTAGCGTGGTGCTTGCCGAGGGTGAAGCACGGGTTGGTACGCAAGCGGTGGCGGTCGCCAATGATGCCCGGGCGCTGACCGCCTGGCAGCGTGGCAAGCTGATCTTCAACGGCAAGCCCCTGGGCCAGGTACTCAGCGAGCTTGAGCGTTACCAGCATGGGCGCATCCTGATTTCCGATCACACCTTGGCTGCGCTTGAAGTCAGCGGCGTGTTCGATCTCGACGAGCCAGAAGCGCTATTGCGCACCCTGGAGCAGCGCTACAACCTGAAAATCACCTACCTGCCGTGGCTCGCCGTGGTCCACTGA
- a CDS encoding LEA type 2 family protein, giving the protein MTLRLSRHLRLLLVALLACTVNACALFQARDPLNISVIGIEPLPGQELELRMAVKIRVQNPNETPVDFNGIALNLEVNDQPLAAGVSDQRGHIGRYDETVIVVPVSVTAFAFLRQAYGLSQVQSLQGLPYVLRGKLAGGPLGTVRFTDKGKLDLPQASSANW; this is encoded by the coding sequence ATGACGCTGCGCTTATCCCGTCACCTGCGGCTTTTGTTGGTCGCTCTGTTGGCCTGCACAGTTAATGCGTGCGCGCTGTTTCAGGCGCGCGACCCGTTGAACATCAGCGTGATCGGCATAGAACCGCTGCCCGGCCAGGAGTTGGAGCTGCGCATGGCCGTGAAGATTCGCGTGCAGAACCCGAACGAGACGCCGGTGGATTTCAACGGCATCGCGCTCAATCTGGAGGTCAACGATCAGCCCTTGGCCGCGGGCGTGAGCGATCAGCGCGGGCATATCGGCCGGTATGACGAGACTGTGATCGTGGTGCCGGTCAGCGTCACCGCGTTCGCTTTCCTGCGCCAGGCCTATGGCTTGAGCCAGGTGCAGTCGCTGCAGGGCCTGCCCTATGTGCTGCGCGGCAAGTTGGCCGGCGGTCCGCTGGGGACGGTGCGTTTCACTGACAAGGGCAAGCTCGACCTGCCCCAGGCCAGCAGCGCGAACTGGTAG